A single region of the Pseudomonas mandelii genome encodes:
- a CDS encoding pyrroline-5-carboxylate reductase family protein yields the protein MQNRTLGIIGGTGWLGRAIAQALLDTGFIRPDRLLVSNRSGTHTFEPPVRLLADNQQLVDLSDIVVLSIRPEQFRQLQINARGKLVISLMAGVPATAIRAATGAEVVVRAMPNAAVEIRQSFTPWCCPASLCEQDRALVQRLFECVGTADEVPDEDCIDYLSALSGTGPALAAMLHQALMNQAVAAGIPAAIAQRAAQGVVVGGGQLLASHDPRQMIENLMAYRGVTAAVLQSMADQGIEAMVGRAVQEGAQVARRGM from the coding sequence ATGCAGAATAGAACCCTGGGCATCATCGGTGGCACCGGCTGGCTGGGCCGCGCGATTGCGCAGGCGCTGCTCGATACCGGCTTTATCCGTCCTGATCGTTTGCTGGTCTCGAACCGATCCGGCACCCACACGTTCGAACCACCGGTGCGGCTGCTGGCTGACAACCAGCAGCTGGTGGATCTCAGCGATATCGTTGTGCTGTCGATCCGGCCAGAACAATTTCGCCAACTCCAGATAAACGCCAGGGGCAAGCTCGTGATTTCCCTGATGGCCGGGGTCCCGGCGACGGCTATTCGCGCGGCAACGGGCGCCGAAGTGGTGGTACGTGCGATGCCGAATGCGGCGGTGGAAATCAGGCAATCGTTCACGCCTTGGTGCTGTCCTGCCAGCCTGTGCGAGCAGGACCGAGCGCTGGTGCAACGGTTGTTCGAATGCGTGGGCACGGCGGATGAAGTGCCGGATGAGGACTGTATCGATTACCTCAGCGCGCTGTCCGGCACCGGGCCTGCCTTGGCGGCGATGTTGCATCAGGCGTTGATGAATCAGGCGGTGGCGGCGGGCATCCCGGCCGCCATCGCACAACGAGCCGCACAAGGTGTGGTGGTGGGCGGCGGTCAATTACTCGCCAGCCACGATCCCCGGCAAATGATTGAAAACTTGATGGCTTATCGCGGGGTGACGGCGGCCGTGCTGCAGTCGATGGCTGATCAGGGCATCGAAGCCATGGTGGGGCGTGCCGTGCAGGAAGGCGCGCAAGTGGCCCGGCGAGGCATGTAG
- a CDS encoding TetR/AcrR family transcriptional regulator yields the protein MPQAGKTRIKAQEAGWRGSVNGWLDAAYDALKESGVDAVRVMPLAKRLNLSRTSFYWFYEDREQLLAALLARWRDKNTGGLIGQCESYSESISEAILNVFECWLNPDLFDSQFEFAVRSWALQSAEVSAEIALADEARINALAAMFRRFGYEVAAADARARTIYLTQIGYISMKTTEDIVVRFRRIPEYVTVFTGKAPKRRELDRFYGKFGYAEKEPGVFVSRVDSFEEATPDAE from the coding sequence ATGCCGCAGGCAGGAAAGACGCGAATCAAGGCGCAAGAAGCGGGTTGGCGTGGCTCCGTCAATGGCTGGCTGGACGCGGCTTACGATGCGCTGAAGGAATCCGGTGTGGACGCCGTGCGGGTGATGCCGTTAGCCAAGCGGCTGAATTTGTCGCGCACCAGTTTCTACTGGTTTTATGAAGACCGGGAGCAGTTGCTCGCGGCGCTGCTGGCGCGGTGGCGGGACAAGAACACCGGCGGCCTGATTGGCCAGTGCGAGAGTTATTCAGAAAGTATTTCCGAAGCGATCCTCAACGTTTTCGAATGCTGGTTAAACCCTGATTTGTTTGACTCGCAGTTTGAATTTGCCGTGCGCAGCTGGGCGCTGCAATCGGCTGAGGTGTCCGCCGAAATCGCGCTGGCTGATGAAGCGCGAATCAATGCCCTGGCCGCGATGTTCCGACGGTTCGGTTATGAGGTTGCGGCCGCCGACGCTCGGGCCAGAACGATCTATCTCACCCAGATCGGCTACATCTCCATGAAAACCACTGAGGATATCGTCGTACGTTTCCGGCGAATCCCTGAGTACGTCACCGTATTTACCGGCAAAGCACCGAAGCGGCGCGAGCTCGACCGGTTTTATGGGAAATTCGGCTACGCAGAAAAAGAGCCGGGGGTTTTCGTGTCACGGGTCGACAGCTTTGAGGAGGCCACCCCCGATGCAGAATAG
- a CDS encoding fructose-bisphosphate aldolase, with protein sequence MPTNNPPRRFTPMSQLATDYPVLLIDYDAPLRELHNCLSERLNAVLKYLNLMACTSLPDYAEHDINTVTNIARIMVQDVSDVFRVIEQRGFDAPKSQ encoded by the coding sequence ATGCCAACAAACAATCCGCCCCGCCGCTTCACCCCCATGTCTCAACTCGCTACTGACTACCCCGTCCTGCTCATCGACTACGACGCCCCACTGCGCGAACTCCACAACTGCCTCAGCGAACGCCTCAACGCCGTCCTCAAATACCTCAACCTCATGGCCTGCACCAGCCTCCCCGACTATGCCGAACACGACATCAACACCGTCACCAACATCGCCCGGATCATGGTCCAGGATGTGAGCGATGTGTTTCGGGTGATTGAGCAGCGCGGGTTTGATGCACCCAAGAGTCAGTGA